GAGTGTGCGGTCCTGTTATGAGTCCTGGGTGGACTAGGGCTCGGACTGGCGCTTGGACTGTGGCTCCTACTGCGGCTATGGCTGGGACTGTGGCTCCAGCTCTGGCTTCGGCTTCGACTGCGGCTTTGACTTGGACTCTGTTGCCTGTTTTTGTTTCGGTTCTGGGCCTGAGCAGCAAGGAGCCCCTGCATCTTTGGTGCCCACGAACGCGCGTGGAGGTCAAGGGCCACCTTACCTCTCCTCTCCCTGTCTGGTCTGGTCTGGCTTTACCAGAGTAATGTCTACAGACCCTGAGTTTTATAGTTGGGGGCCATTGTTAGCCAGGACAGAGGGCTGGATTGTGATGTCAGTGGCAAAGGGGAGGTGGGTAGCAGGCAGCTGGAAtaatggtggagagagggaaaggggtgtGGCCGAGAGGATGGGAAAAAATATATcctcatttggggaaaaaaaaaagatgcctctCCCAAAGGTTGtgatttgaacaaaatagtaaGTAAAGGACTAGGTTGAAAGGGCTTCTTTTACAGGCACCTAGAACTACAAGATCATCTTGTCTTGCCAATGCCTCCTAAAGTTCTCCAGGTTGATGCCTTGCCTCACTGGAATTCACCTACTTATGGACCCTACCTAAATATCTTTGGACCCCGCCATCCATGTTTCCACTGCACCCTTGGGAGACATTTGGGCCTTTCCATTTGACCTTATGATACAGTGTGAGTTCTCTGAGTTTTGAATTGCTACCTTCTCTGTAGCCTTTCACTTTAAcctctctctgagccttagtttcttatATTAAATGAATTTAAAGGTTTCTTCTGACTTTTAAGCTCAATGGTACCTAGCATCTTGTGCCTCCGTTTCTCCACCATTAAAACATAATTAACtttgttctttcttccctccctggcaaaaacaattttaatgtaTCCTTTTATTAAGCAAAGGAATGAGTAATTGTTATAATAAGTTCCTGGGTTAatgtcaggaagacctacatCCAAATTGAAGACATTTACTGTATGTACTAGGAGCACATCATTTAACCCGGTttgctttcagtttcctcatgtgtaaaatgagctggagaaggaaatggcaaaagcactccagtatctttgcccagaaaatcccaaatggggtcatattttaaaagagttggacatgaccaaaactactgaacaaacaacacaacaacaaaatgtgTAGCTCCTCTTTGGGTCTAGAGAGGCAAGAAGAGTGTTTAAGCAGACTTTGAAAAGAGGTAGACATTAGGAGGGACTTCCACcaaccctctctctttctctgcatgCTCTGAACTCTGGACATATTGACTCCCTCCCAGAAAAGGCATTTGCTTATTGAAAGGAGActatctcttccatttctaaggGTAAATTCTTCCATCCAGGATAAAGGAGAGGATCCTGGAGCTAGGGAACTCTGAGTCAGTATCTGGCAAGGAGAAGCATTAAACAATTGATTCTTCCCAAAGGGAAAAATGgaacctccttttaaaaaaagtgaatgaataaGTTCTTGGCCCTCCATATATGTGGGTCCTCATCCAGAGATGGAGTTTTAACCTTTGATTTTTAGCCCATTTGACTCTTACCTAGGACCTTGTctttatttctctgatttctcttttctgggGTATATCTTAAGTCTCCTCTTATTCTCATGTAGATCTATAATTAGAAACTTTACTTTGGGCAAAAAGTTGAGTGAGGGGcttgggtggggagagggaagagaaaagggtaCCAGGGACCATTGGAAGTGCcaaaaaaatctgacctcaggtgaGACTTCCTGAACCAAGAGAAAGGGTGTCATTTATTCTCCAGAGAATTTAGGTGTGGGTCATTTTAGAAGCTGGAGAGCCCCCTAGGGTAGCATGGCTCCATTCCACGGGGGGACACCCCCCCTCCCCAGAGATTTTACCATGTAATAAAGGCCAGCAGAGGATTTTTCAGTTCGATAATGAGGCACAGGGATGGCAGAAAATCTCAGATAGGACTCTCATGAGGAGAACATCTCTCTCCAACCCTCAGGAGGAAGCAAAACCCCCTCACTCCCCCAAAACACACCTCTAAACAAGGCCAAGAAATCTTGCCTAACAAAGGCCCAATCTCTGTGCTCCTCTCTAGTTAGGGTAGTGTCTTAGCATCTTCTTAGCCTGCTCATTTCTGACCCCAAAGTCCCTAAAGATGTCCCCCAACCCCACCTCAACCATGCTAAGAAGTAGCACCAGAAGGGGTGAGAAATTAAATTCCTTGGAGAACTCTTTTTATTATGTGGGTTTTTTTCCAGAATGGGTTTCTTCTTGGTTGTTCTCCTTCTGGGTGGCTTTGGTGGTCAGATTATGGCTGGGAAGAGTGGGCTTCTGGgggagttttttcttctttttcactgGTAGAACATTGTTTCTCTGGGGAGAACTCCATCAAGAGAAGTTTTCCGTGAACATTTGGaagctcttcttcctcctcttcctcagttgATGACAAAGAAAAGTTGTCCTCAGTGATACAGGCCATCAGCCTCTTCAGGGAATATTCATAATTCTGGGTGTGCACAACCCCTAGTTTGGCACAACTGGAGCCCATCACTTTCAGCTAAGCCACCTCCACTCTCTTCCAAGGATGTCTCTTTCTTGATTTTCCCCTGGAGGTGGAAACCAGGAATGGGGAAggtgaaggaagagggagagcaaAAGGCCTGGGGGAGGGGCATGAAAGACCCGCATCACAAAGTAAAGTGCTATGGATCTCTTCtggtctctctatctctctcgtCACACCCAGACCACCCAGTATTTTCAACCTAACAAAATGAGAAACTTACTAATGTCCTGGAAT
The window above is part of the Monodelphis domestica isolate mMonDom1 chromosome 7, mMonDom1.pri, whole genome shotgun sequence genome. Proteins encoded here:
- the LOC103099669 gene encoding mitochondria-eating protein-like; translated protein: MQGLLAAQAQNRNKNRQQSPSQSRSRSRSQSWSHSPSHSRSRSHSPSASPSPSPPRTHNRTAHSSNHHSSSHARPHTHSHYSHNSNHHHSNSCPKRRKATGVAKRKAKKGRSTYGRKKRAGRRRK